A single Methanocorpusculum vombati DNA region contains:
- a CDS encoding MFS transporter has translation MDNNQIYTGRKLLVILLAVTLASFLTPIYTSMVNIAIPAIGESFAVPAETLAMLSTAYLISSVVFLVPAARLADIFGLRKVFVGGLCLAALAAFTAPFSISIGMLLACQVVAGIGFACVISNAIALLSIVYPPSRRGAAIGIAVAGVYLGLTAGPLIGGALTSVLGWPSIYVFVLLLCLATAVMVRFSIRAELFTTPGQPFDLRGSVLYGVMVLFLMFGLINLPDPLAVAGLVFGVVLLLIFISFEAKTRYPVFPVRLFTENRVFARANITTMINYGATFAVSFFMSLYLQVIGALTPMEAGFVMIAMPVVQMIFSPVAGKLSDTIGGRVLMTTGLVVTGIGMAMFGFIGTEYNPAAITLNLAVIGFGIALFGAPNTNLVLGSVDRRDSGSANSILATMRQMGMVISMAAATCCIILFTGAGAELGSNPGGLVAAMHLTFALGAVLSFAGAVVGWTAVPAKR, from the coding sequence TTTTGCCGTCCCCGCAGAAACACTTGCCATGCTTTCCACGGCGTACCTGATAAGTTCCGTCGTGTTTCTTGTACCTGCGGCGCGGCTCGCCGACATCTTCGGTCTGCGGAAAGTGTTCGTGGGTGGTCTCTGCCTCGCCGCTCTTGCCGCGTTTACCGCCCCGTTCTCAATCTCCATCGGGATGTTGCTCGCCTGTCAGGTAGTGGCAGGCATCGGATTTGCCTGTGTTATCAGTAACGCAATTGCACTTCTCTCGATCGTGTATCCGCCCTCACGGCGCGGGGCTGCCATCGGTATTGCCGTTGCGGGCGTATATCTGGGCCTGACCGCAGGTCCGCTGATTGGCGGGGCGCTGACCTCCGTTCTCGGTTGGCCGAGCATCTACGTCTTTGTACTGCTGCTCTGTCTTGCAACCGCCGTGATGGTCCGGTTCTCGATCCGTGCGGAACTGTTTACCACGCCCGGCCAGCCGTTTGATCTTCGCGGATCGGTGCTCTACGGCGTGATGGTGCTCTTCCTAATGTTTGGTTTAATCAATCTGCCCGATCCGCTTGCCGTCGCAGGTCTCGTCTTCGGTGTGGTTCTTCTGCTGATCTTCATCAGTTTTGAGGCAAAAACCCGTTATCCGGTGTTTCCCGTCCGTCTCTTCACCGAAAACCGCGTGTTTGCCCGTGCCAACATAACAACCATGATCAACTACGGTGCAACGTTTGCGGTCAGTTTCTTCATGAGCCTGTATCTGCAGGTAATCGGTGCCCTGACACCAATGGAAGCAGGTTTTGTGATGATCGCCATGCCGGTGGTGCAGATGATATTTTCCCCGGTTGCCGGCAAACTCTCGGATACGATCGGCGGCAGAGTTCTCATGACCACGGGTCTTGTAGTAACCGGTATCGGCATGGCAATGTTCGGGTTCATTGGAACCGAGTACAACCCGGCCGCGATTACTCTCAATCTCGCGGTGATCGGGTTCGGTATTGCGCTGTTTGGTGCGCCGAACACCAATCTCGTCCTCGGTTCGGTAGACCGCCGTGATAGCGGCAGTGCAAACAGTATTCTGGCAACCATGCGGCAGATGGGAATGGTCATCTCCATGGCCGCTGCGACCTGCTGCATCATCCTCTTCACGGGGGCAGGGGCGGAACTCGGCAGTAATCCCGGCGGTCTTGTTGCCGCAATGCACCTGACGTTTGCCCTTGGTGCGGTACTGTCCTTTGCCGGGGCAGTTGTCGGCTGGACTGCGGTTCCGGCAAAAAGATAA